A DNA window from Hevea brasiliensis isolate MT/VB/25A 57/8 chromosome 2, ASM3005281v1, whole genome shotgun sequence contains the following coding sequences:
- the LOC110636162 gene encoding uncharacterized protein LOC110636162 — MTLFHFFNCAILTFGPHAVYYSATPLSEYDTLGTSVKAASVYLGTALVKLVCLATFLKVSENDSFDPYQELLKALIGFIDVAGLYFALTQLTHRNISQNHKFQAVGLGWAFADSVLHKLAPLWVGARGLEFTWDYILQGLEANANLVLSISLAALGSLMWLRKNKPKTLIPIIYACAAIVATMPSITNYLRRGLGWHFPKVVGFELFTSLVMAFISWQLFSACQRPSS, encoded by the exons ATGACGTTGTTTCACTTCTTCAACTGTGCGATTCTCACATTCGGCCCTCACGCCGTTTACTATTCCGCCACTCCCTT GTCTGAGTATGATACCCTTGGCACCTCTGTTAAAGCTGCTTCTGTTTATCTTGGGACAGCTTTGGTAAAG CTTGTTTGCTTGGCCACGTTTCTTAAGGTGTCTGAGAATGATAGCTTCGACCCATATCAG GAATTGCTGAAAGCTTTAATTGGTTTCATAGATGTTGCTGGGCTTTACTTTGCCTTGACCCAGTTGACTCACAGAAATATCTCTCAAAACCATAAATTTCAAGCTGTTGGACTTG GGTGGGCTTTTGCTGATTCTGTTTTACATAAACTGGCACCTCTTTGGGTGGGAGCTCGAGGACTAGAATTCACTTGGGATTACATTCTGCAAGGCCTTGAAGCAAATGCAAACCTG GTGCTGAGTATATCCCTTGCTGCGTTGGGATCTCTGATGTGGCTTCGCAAAAACAAACCCAAGACTTTGATTCCCATAATATATGCATGCGCAGCCATTGTGGCAACAATGCCATCCATCACAAA TTATTTGAGAAGAGGATTGGGGTGGCATTTTCCAAAAGTGGTAGGCTTCGAACTATTCACCTCTCTGGTGATGGCTTTTATTAGTTGGCAACTCTTTTCTGCATGTCAAAGACCCTCATCCTAA
- the LOC110636163 gene encoding uncharacterized protein LOC110636163 has product MVALCFLHCCLQVLQFNTVFGIVHSSDMATTAAAFTPARVTGAMVSFNSKTQKRRDKVVYVRGLNSYGGLKAHNSVVYLGMPVCTERCFASVVSSMKASSNGKGRGGGALSSKCSKVGEIFEIAAIMNVLVLIGVAVGFVLLRIEAFFEESE; this is encoded by the exons ATGGTGGCCCTTTGCTTCCTCCACTGCTGTTTGCAAGTTCTACAATTCAACACAG tttttggtATTGTGCACTCCTCAGACATGGCAACAACTGCAGCTGCTTTCACCCCTGCAAGAGTCACTGGCGCAATGGTGAGTTTCAATAGCAAGACCCAGAAGAGAAGGGACAAGGTGGTGTACGTAAGAGGATTGAATTCCTATGGGGGTCTCAAAGCCCACAACAGTGTGGTCTATTTAGGCATGCCAGTCTGCACTGAGCGGTGCTTTGCAAGTGTGGTTAGTTCAATGAAAGCTTCATCAAATGGGAAAGGAAGAGGTGGTGGTGCACTCTCCTCTAAGTGCAGTAAAGTAGGAGAGATATTTGAAATTGCTGCCATTATGAATGTCCTTGTTTTGATTGGAGTGGCTGTTGGATTTGTACTTCTCCGAATTGAAGCATTTTTTGAAGAATCTGAGTGA